The Odocoileus virginianus isolate 20LAN1187 ecotype Illinois chromosome 12, Ovbor_1.2, whole genome shotgun sequence genome has a segment encoding these proteins:
- the LOC139037672 gene encoding probable serine/threonine-protein kinase dyrk1 — protein MTSNSNCDVSNSSCDVSNSNCDICNTNCDISNSNFDVSNSNCDICTTNCDVSNTNCEVSHSNCDNCNTNSHFSNSNCDNCNTNCDISNSNCDISNTNCDVSNSKGDICNTNSDFSISNCDMCNTNCDVFNSDCHISNTNCNVSNSYCDRSNTNCDVFNSNYDI, from the coding sequence ATGACGTCTAACTCCAACTGTGATGTCTCTAATTCCAGCTGTGACGTCTCTAACTCCAACTGTGACATCTGTAACACCAACTGTGACATCTCAAACAGCAACTTTGATGTCTCTAACTCCAACTGTGACATCTGTACCACCAACTGTGATGTCTCTAACACCAACTGTGAGGTCTCTCACTCCAACTGTGATAACTGTAACACCAACTCTCACTTCTCTAACTCCAACTGTGACAACTGTAACACCAACTGTGACATCTCTAACTCCAACTGTGACATCTCTAACACAAACTGTGATGTCTCTAACTCCAAAGGTGACATCTGTAACACCAACTCTGACTTCTCTATCTCCAACTGTGACATGTGTAACACCAACTGTGACGTCTTTAACTCCGACTGTCACATCTCTAACACCAACTGTAACGTCTCTAACTCCTACTGTGACAGGTCTAACACCAACTGTGACGTTTTTAACTCCAACTATGACATATGA